A window from Musa acuminata AAA Group cultivar baxijiao unplaced genomic scaffold, Cavendish_Baxijiao_AAA HiC_scaffold_1139, whole genome shotgun sequence encodes these proteins:
- the LOC103973055 gene encoding UDP-galactose/UDP-glucose transporter 3 produces the protein MEGHGAAAGVERVVLLALCVAGIWSAYIYQGVLQETVSTKLFGPDGKRFEHLSFLNLAQNVVCFVWSLIMIKLWSRSSSGGAPLWSYWSPSITNTIGPSMGIEALKYISYPAQVLAKSTKMIPVMLMGTLVYGIKYTIPEYICTFLVAGGVSSFALLKTSSKTISKLAHPNAPLGYGLCFLNLAFDGFTNATQDSIKARYPKTSAWDIMLGMNLWGSIYNVIYMFGWPHGSGYEAVRFCQEHPEAAWDILMYCLCGAVGQNFIFLTISRFGSLANTTITTTRKFVSIVVSSVISGNPLSQKQWASVVMVFSGLSLQIFLKWRKLQGTKDTKRA, from the exons ATGGAAGGCCACGGCGCCGCCGCTGGGGTCGAGCGCGTCGTGTTGCTGGCCCTCTGCGTCGCCGGCATCTGGTCCGCCTACATCTACCAGGGCGTCCTTCAAGAAACTGT ATCTACCAAGCTATTCGGACCAGACGGGAAGCGGTTCGAGCACCTCTCCTTCTTGAACCTGGCGCAGAACGTTGTTTGCTTCGTGTGGTCCTTGATCA TGATAAAGCTGTGGTCTAGGAGCTCTTCCGGGGGAGCTCCATTGTGGAGTTACTGGAGCCCAAGCATTACTAATACTATCGGTCCTTCCATGGGAATTGAAGCATTGAAGTACATCAGTTATCCTGCCcag GTTTTGGCAAAATCTACCAAGATGATTCCTG TTATGCTGATGGGGACGCTTGTTTATGGGATCAAATACACTATCCCAGAGTACATTTGCACCTTCCTTGTTGCTGGAGGGGTGTCATCATTTGCACTTTTGAAG ACTAGCTCGAAGACTATAAGCAAGCTTGCTCACCCAAATGCTCCTCTTGGCTATGGGCTGTGCTTTCTGAATTTAGCTTTCGACGGTTTTACAAATGCTACTCAGGACTCTATCAAAGCAAG GTACCCAAAGACGAGTGCTTGGGACATTATGTTGGGAATGAACCTATGGGGAAGCATATACAATGTCATTTACATGTTTGGTTGGCCCCATGGAAGTGGTTATGAGGCGGTACGATTCTGCCAGGAGCACCCGGAGGCGGCATGGGACATCCTCATGTACTGCCTCTGTGGTGCGGTGGGACAGAACTTCATCTTCTTGACCATAAGCCGCTTTGGCTCTCTTGCTAACACAACCATAACCACTACCCGCAAATTTGTCAGTATCGTTGTGTCCTCCGTGATAAGTGGCAATCCCTTGTCGCAGAAGCAGTGGGCGAGCGTGGTAATGGTCTTCTCAGGTCTCTCCTTGCAGATCTTCCTCAAGTGGAGGAAGCTTCAGGGAACAAAGGACACAAAAAGGGCATGA